DNA from Streptomyces luteogriseus:
CCCCGCCCAGGACGGGAGTCACCCCGGGGCGCCCGGCGGGCACCGGGGGTGGGAGACTTGCCCCATGCCAGTGCTCGACCCGAATCCCCAGCACGGTCAGAAGAAGATGCTGCTCGTCTTCGGCGCCTTCTTCGCGATCTTCATCGTCATCGCCGTCATCGCGACCATCGCCTCGCCATGACCCGCCCGTACGCGGCCCGTGGTGGGGCTGGCCCCCTGTCCCCTAGGGGGTGAGGGTCAGGGTCAAGTGGGTGGATCACCGGATGGGTCGGCGGCCGAGGATTCCGTAGCTTCGAGTGTGTGACCGCGAGACGGTCACCGACCACTCGGAGAGCGGAGGCACCCATGTCGGCCCCTACGCCCACGCGGCCCCACCCGGCGACATCGGCCGGTGCCGCCGGCCGGCTGCCCTGGTGGGCTCTCGCGCTGCCCGTGCTCGCCTTCGCCGCACTGCTCGCCCTGATCCTGAACCCGTCCGATGCCCACGCGGCCACCGGCGACCCCGCGATCACCCGGCTCTTCGAGCGTGCACAGGAGCTCATGGCCCGCTGATCACGGCCGAAGCCCGTGGTCAACTCCCTGCGCCCCGTGGCGTGTTTCATGCGAAGCTGGATCTCATGAGCGTCGCAGAACCCCGCAGGATTGTCCTCTTCCGCCATGCGAAAGCCGACTGGCCACAGGTCGCGGACCATGAGCGTCCGCTCGCCGACCGGGGCCGAACGGAAGCGGCGGAGGCCGGGCGCAGGCTGACCGACACCGGTATCGCCTTCGACCTGGCCCTGTGCTCCACCGCGGTCCGGACCCGGGAGACCTGGAAGCTCGCGGTCCAGGAGTTCCCGCAGCGGCCGAAAACCGTCTACGAGGAGCGGATCTACGAGGCCTCACCGGGCGAGCTGATCGCCCTGCTCAACGAGACCCCCGACGACGTGCGGAACGTCCTCATGATCGGGCACAACCCGGGGATCCAGGGCCTCGCCGAGGTGCTGGCCGGCTCGGGCGAGGACGAGGCCCGGGAGCGGATGACCCGCCGCGGCTTCCCGGCCGCCGCCTTCGCCGTGCTGTCGTTCGGCAGCCCGTGGAAGAGCCTGGAGCCGGGCGCCGCCGAGCTGCGGGACTACTGGGCCCCGGCCGAGTGACGACTTCCGCGTGACAGGGCCCGGCGCCGGTGCGGCGCCGGGCCCTTCCCGACCGGTCCCGGTTCAGGAGATCTCGAGGGTGTCCGCCGCCTCGACCTCTTCGCGCGTGACGCCCAGCAGGTACAGGACCGTGTCGAGGAAGGGGAAGTTCACCGCGGCGTGCGCGGCCTCGCGCACCACCGGCTTGGCGTTGAAGGCGACACCGAGACCGGCCGCGTTCAGCATGTCCAGATCATTGGCACCGTCACCGATCGCCACGGTCTGCGACAACGGCACACCCGCCTCCGCGGCGAACCGGCGCAGCAGCCGGGCCTTGCCCGCACGGTCGACTATCTCGCCGGTGACCTTGCCCGTCAGCCTGCCGTCGACGATCTCCAGGGTATTGGCGTGGGCGAAGTCCAGCCCGAGCCGCTCCTTCAGATCGTCCGTGACCTGGGTGAAGCCGCCCGAGACGACACCGACCTGGTAGCCGAGACGCTTCAGCGTGCGGATCAGGGTGCGGGCGCCCGGCGTCAGCCGCACCTCGCTGCGCACCTTGTCCACGACCGAGGCGTCCAGCCCCTCCAGCAGCGCCACACGGGCGTGCAGGGACTGC
Protein-coding regions in this window:
- a CDS encoding SGM_5486 family transporter-associated protein, with the protein product MPVLDPNPQHGQKKMLLVFGAFFAIFIVIAVIATIASP
- a CDS encoding SixA phosphatase family protein gives rise to the protein MSVAEPRRIVLFRHAKADWPQVADHERPLADRGRTEAAEAGRRLTDTGIAFDLALCSTAVRTRETWKLAVQEFPQRPKTVYEERIYEASPGELIALLNETPDDVRNVLMIGHNPGIQGLAEVLAGSGEDEARERMTRRGFPAAAFAVLSFGSPWKSLEPGAAELRDYWAPAE